AAAGAAAATATGGCAAAAAAGACTAAATAAATTTGGAGGACAAAATAATGAATGTTTTAGTATCTTGTGCTAATGGATCAGGAACTAGTTTAATGATGATGAAGAGTGTACAAAAAGCTTTTAAGCGACTCGGTATTGCCATTACTAAAATTGAACATACTAGTATTGCTGAAGGTAAAAGTACAGCAAAACAATATGATATTGTCTTTACACCTACGAACTTTTTAAATATGTTTGATGACGCTAAAGCTAGTGGTATTACGGTTATTGGTGTGAAAAATGTTTTAAATGATAAAGAAATTGAACAACATATTCGTG
The nucleotide sequence above comes from Bombilactobacillus bombi. Encoded proteins:
- a CDS encoding PTS sugar transporter subunit IIB codes for the protein MNVLVSCANGSGTSLMMMKSVQKAFKRLGIAITKIEHTSIAEGKSTAKQYDIVFTPTNFLNMFDDAKASGITVIGVKNVLNDKEIEQHIREETDLVK